In one Tripterygium wilfordii isolate XIE 37 chromosome 22, ASM1340144v1, whole genome shotgun sequence genomic region, the following are encoded:
- the LOC119991179 gene encoding B-box zinc finger protein 19-like: protein MRTLCDVCENAAAILFCAADEAALCRACDEKVHMCNKLASRHVRVGLADPSEVPRCDICENAPAFFYCEIDGSSLCLQCDMIVHVGGKRTHGRYLLLRQRVEFPGDKPGHLEDLGLQLSDKTDGRKDKNMPTQLTMIENQQNHRGSPIPILENNFDGDGKVDNNLIDLNTRPQRIHGEPSTNQGVDVLNSNNHDSAAVVPIGSIKSEAEK from the exons ATGCGAACTCTTTGCGATGTGTGCGAGAACGCAGCCGCGATTCTCTTTTGCGCCGCCGATGAGGCTGCTCTTTGCCGTGCCTGCGACGAAAAG GTTCATATGTGTAACAAGCTTGCCAGTAGACATGTACGAGTTGGGCTTGCTGACCCCAGTGAAGTTCCACGCTGTGATATATGTGAGAATGCGCCCG CTTTCTTTTACTGTGAGATAGACGGTAGTTCCCTTTGCCTACAGTGTGATATGATTGTACATGTTGGCGGCAAAAGAACCCATGGGAGATATCTCCTCTTGAGGCAAAGAGTTGAG TTTCCAGGGGATAAACCTGGCCATTTGGAGGACCTAGGGCTGCAACTTTCTGATAAAACTGATGGAAGAAAGGACAAAAATATGCCTACTCAATTAACAATGATAGAAAACCAGCAAAATCACAGGGGCTCCCCTATTCCAATACTAGAAAATAATTTCGATGGTGATGGCAAGGTGGATAATAATTTGATTGATCTTAACACTAGGCCCCAAAGGATACACGGGGAACCTTCAACTAACCAG GGAGTGGATGTTTTGAATAGCAATAATCATGACTCTGCTGCTGTGGTTCCTATTGGGTCCATCAAAAGTGAGGCTGAGAAATGA
- the LOC119991177 gene encoding fructose-bisphosphate aldolase 1, chloroplastic-like translates to MASASLLKSSTVLNKSEWVKGQTLTLRQPPVSTVRCHPTSSPALTVRAASSYADELVKTAKTIASSGRGILAMDESNATCGKRLASIGLENTEANRQAYRTLLVTVPELGKYISGAILFEETLYQSTTDGKKIVDVLVAQNIVPGIKVDKGLVPLAGSNDESWCQGLDGLASRTAAYYQQGARFAKWRTVVSIPNGPSELAVTEAAWGLARYAAIAQDNGLVPIVEPEILLDGEHGIERTFQVAQKVWNKVFFFMAENNVFYEGILLKPSMVTPGAECKDKATPQQVADYTLKLLQRRIPPAVPGIMFLSGGQSEVEATQNLNAMNQSTNPWHVSFSYARALQNTCLKTWGGRPENVKAAQEALLIRAKANSLAQLGKYTGEGESEEAKQGMFTKGYSY, encoded by the exons ATGGCATCAGCATCTCTTCTCAAGTCATCTACAGTCCTTAACAAGTCTGAGTGGGTGAAGGGCCAAACTCTGACCCTCCGCCAGCCTCCAGTCTCCACTGTCCGCTGCCACCCCACCTCCTCCCCTGCCCTCACCGTCCGTGCTGCTTCCTCCTACGCAGATGAGCTTGTCAAGACTGCA AAAACTATTGCATCATCAGGTCGGGGAATCTTAGCGATGGACGAGTCAAATGCTACTTGTGGAAAGCGTTTGGCCTCAATTGGGCTTGAAAACACAGAGGCCAACCGCCAAGCCTACAGGACCCTCCTTGTGACAGTCCCCGAACTTGGTAAGTACATCTCTGGTGCAATCCTCTTTGAGGAGACTCTGTACCAATCCACCACTGATGGAAAGAAGATAGTTGATGTTCTTGTTGCGCAGAACATTGTCCCTGGTATCAAAGTCGACAAG GGTTTGGTGCCTCTGGCTGGTTCCAATGATGAGTCATGGTGCCAAGGACTAGACGGTTTGGCTTCCCGCACAGCTGCTTACTACCAGCAGGGTGCTCGTTTTGCCAAATG GCGTACCGttgtgagcattcccaatggaCCATCTGAATTGGCTGTGACAGAAGCAGCCTGGGGTCTTGCTCGCTACGCTGCTATCGCTCAA GACAATGGTTTGGTCCCAATTGTGGAGCCGGAGATCTTGCTTGATGGTGAACATGGCATTGAGAGGACCTTTCAAGTGGCTCAGAAGGTGTGGAATAAGGTGTTCTTCTTCATGGCTGAAAACAATGTGTTCTATGAAGGTATCCTCCTCAAACCCAGCATGGTCACTCCTGGTGCTGAGTGCAAGGACAAGGCCACCCCTCAACAAGTTGCTGACTACACCCTCAAGCTCCTCCAGAGGAGAATCCCGCCTGCCGTCCCTGGAATCATG TTTTTGTCTGGTGGGCAATCTGAGGTTGAGGCAACCCAGAACTTGAATGCAATGAACCAGTCTACCAACCCATGGCATGTGTCCTTCTCCTATGCTAGAGCCCTCCAGAACACTTGCTTAAAGACGTGGGGAGGGAGACCCGAGAACGTTAAGGCAGCTCAGGAGGCACTGCTCATCCGTGCCAAGGCCAACTCTCTTGCTCAGCTCGGGAAATACACCGGCGAGGGAGAGTCAGAGGAGGCCAAGCAAGGCATGTTCACCAAGGGCTACTCGTACTAA
- the LOC119991178 gene encoding zinc finger protein GIS2-like isoform X2, producing the protein MNSDSRSRTRSRSPMDRKIRSDRFSYRDTPYRRESHRGFRHIASECSTKSLCWNCREPGHMASSCPNEGICHTCGKAGHRARECIAPPMPPGDLRLCNNCYKQGHIAADCTNEKACNNCRKTGHLARDCPNEPICNLCNVAGHMARQCPKANILGDRGSIGGGGFRGGSGGGGVHGGSYRDIVCRNCQQLGHMSRECMAPLMICHNCGGRGHLAYECPSGRLMDRYSRRY; encoded by the exons ATGAATTCTGATAGCAGAAGCAGAACCCGGAGCAGGAGCCCTATGGATCGTAAGATCCGGTCTGATCGCTTTTCGTATCGTGACACACCTTACAGACGAGAGTCACATCGGGGTTTCAG ACATATTGCTTCGGAATGCTCTACAAAGTCATTGTGTTGGAACTGCCGGGAACCTGGCCACATGGCCAGCAGCTGTCCAAATGAGGGCATATGCCACACTTGTGGCAAGGCTGGACATCGTGCTAGAGAATGCATTGCACCACCAATGCCACCTGGAGACTTGAGGTTGTGCAACAACTGCTATAAGCAAGGTCATATCGCAGCTGACTGTACCAATGAAAAAGCTTGCAACAACTGCAGAAAGACTGGTCACTTGGCACGTGATTGTCCGAATGAACCCATCTGCAACTTGTGCAATGTGGCAGGGCACATGGCTAGACAGTGCCCAAAAGCAAACATTCTAGGAGATCGTGGCAGCATTGGTGGTGGCGGTTTTCGTGGCGgcagtggtggtggaggtgttCATGGGGGGAGTTACCGGGACATTGTATGTAGGAACTGCCAGCAGTTGGGGCACATGAGCAGGGAGTGCATGGCGCCATTGATGATCTGTCACAACTGTGGGGGTCGAGGACATTTGGCATATGAATGTCCATCTGGGCGGCTTATGGATCGCTATTCTCGGAGGTATTGA
- the LOC119991178 gene encoding zinc finger protein GIS2-like isoform X1, with translation MNSDSRSRTRSRSPMDRKIRSDRFSYRDTPYRRESHRGFSQGNLCKNCKRPGHFARECNNVSLCHNCGLPGHIASECSTKSLCWNCREPGHMASSCPNEGICHTCGKAGHRARECIAPPMPPGDLRLCNNCYKQGHIAADCTNEKACNNCRKTGHLARDCPNEPICNLCNVAGHMARQCPKANILGDRGSIGGGGFRGGSGGGGVHGGSYRDIVCRNCQQLGHMSRECMAPLMICHNCGGRGHLAYECPSGRLMDRYSRRY, from the exons ATGAATTCTGATAGCAGAAGCAGAACCCGGAGCAGGAGCCCTATGGATCGTAAGATCCGGTCTGATCGCTTTTCGTATCGTGACACACCTTACAGACGAGAGTCACATCGGGGTTTCAG CCAAGGCAATCTGTGCAAGAATTGCAAACGACCTGGTCATTTTGCCAGAGAGTGTAATAATGTGTCATTATGTCACAACTGTGGCCTTCCCGG ACATATTGCTTCGGAATGCTCTACAAAGTCATTGTGTTGGAACTGCCGGGAACCTGGCCACATGGCCAGCAGCTGTCCAAATGAGGGCATATGCCACACTTGTGGCAAGGCTGGACATCGTGCTAGAGAATGCATTGCACCACCAATGCCACCTGGAGACTTGAGGTTGTGCAACAACTGCTATAAGCAAGGTCATATCGCAGCTGACTGTACCAATGAAAAAGCTTGCAACAACTGCAGAAAGACTGGTCACTTGGCACGTGATTGTCCGAATGAACCCATCTGCAACTTGTGCAATGTGGCAGGGCACATGGCTAGACAGTGCCCAAAAGCAAACATTCTAGGAGATCGTGGCAGCATTGGTGGTGGCGGTTTTCGTGGCGgcagtggtggtggaggtgttCATGGGGGGAGTTACCGGGACATTGTATGTAGGAACTGCCAGCAGTTGGGGCACATGAGCAGGGAGTGCATGGCGCCATTGATGATCTGTCACAACTGTGGGGGTCGAGGACATTTGGCATATGAATGTCCATCTGGGCGGCTTATGGATCGCTATTCTCGGAGGTATTGA